A window from Nitrospira sp. ND1 encodes these proteins:
- a CDS encoding alkaline phosphatase family protein, with product MSRIRSIMTVVAVLCMVVGLGPALVAPSSQSVAFAARGGGEVATPVQAGITEHVILFVLEGLGQESLKSGAMPVLSSLVKDGAVTWSATAVAPARRLPTMASLVTGMPVAKHGITWNVFEFSRGYPRAPTVFDYLDLSGGRDSAIFYMDESLYQLAKPEPYTDYQMCGPLRAECNPDRLVGYVRDYFKKATSGSGYGHAIPALPHLLVVHLPAPGRVGETQGWKSVAYKDALKAVDKAMGTVLDLYREHGLIKRTTVFATSLSAFGETQFSAGEVSGEQAGNVPVVPWIASGVGIKAGHSIRQPVSIIDTGATVMRALGLTTYTEWESHPVEEIFKTAFAAAPVSPLLQ from the coding sequence ATGAGTCGTATTCGCAGCATTATGACAGTCGTGGCAGTCCTCTGCATGGTCGTCGGTCTGGGGCCGGCACTCGTGGCGCCCTCGTCCCAATCCGTTGCCTTTGCGGCACGCGGTGGGGGCGAAGTGGCCACTCCCGTTCAGGCAGGCATCACAGAACATGTGATTCTCTTCGTATTGGAAGGGTTGGGCCAGGAATCACTCAAGAGTGGCGCGATGCCGGTGTTGTCGTCCCTTGTGAAGGACGGGGCCGTGACCTGGTCTGCTACTGCAGTGGCCCCTGCGCGCCGGTTGCCGACGATGGCTTCGCTGGTGACGGGCATGCCGGTCGCCAAACATGGGATCACCTGGAACGTCTTTGAATTCAGCCGTGGATATCCTCGCGCGCCGACGGTGTTTGATTATCTGGACCTGAGCGGCGGCCGGGACAGTGCCATTTTCTATATGGATGAGTCGTTGTATCAACTCGCGAAGCCGGAGCCCTACACGGATTATCAAATGTGTGGTCCGCTGCGGGCCGAATGTAATCCTGATCGTCTGGTCGGCTACGTCCGGGATTATTTCAAAAAGGCGACGAGTGGTTCAGGGTATGGTCATGCCATTCCAGCCTTGCCGCATCTCCTGGTGGTCCATCTGCCGGCTCCCGGGCGTGTCGGAGAGACGCAGGGCTGGAAATCGGTTGCCTACAAAGACGCGTTGAAGGCGGTCGATAAGGCGATGGGGACCGTGCTCGATCTGTACCGGGAACATGGTTTGATCAAGCGGACCACGGTGTTTGCCACCTCGCTGAGTGCCTTCGGGGAGACGCAATTCTCGGCCGGTGAGGTCTCCGGTGAGCAGGCCGGCAATGTTCCGGTGGTGCCATGGATTGCCTCAGGTGTCGGCATCAAGGCTGGGCATTCGATTCGCCAGCCGGTGTCGATTATCGATACGGGCGCGACGGTGATGCGCGCGCTCGGACTCACGACGTATACCGAATGGGAGAGCCACCCGGTCGAAGAAATCTTCAAGACCGCATTCGCTGCTGCTCCCGTCAGCCCACTCCTGCAATAG
- a CDS encoding HEAT repeat domain-containing protein, translated as MAQALDDLLDSLEDADDATREEAAKALAELANPATLDALIGACGDEFWSVRTRAGWGVAKIGGPKAIEALIVLFNDPIMEVRNEAVAAVVSLGAGQLDRLLAAMKDERWRVREHAAKACGDLHDSGAVDALIFACRDRDGAVKSAAAEALGKIGDPKAIPALVKLFRDSSKIVRETAGIALVAIGQPSVDLLLETLKDKDFVVRCHAARALGGMTTDYQIGRSWVREPRVVDALIEALKDPDRAVREDATIALGMIGDPRAIDGLLEAMKDGAVKRHAIASLGMIGDPRALPAVLAALKGKGVRQDGTPTPGCIVSEDAFIKEAAATALGHFRDPRVIPDLIMLLKDGVLREKAAAALVLIGDSAIEPLISFLYDPKASEVEAEGERVLSYASVRLTAKDSLRLLVVETLEHLGWTPPDEETSVDSSQADNLRVDRPLGDIGRFGPSGDFAKGSVR; from the coding sequence ATGGCACAGGCACTCGATGATCTGCTGGATTCCCTCGAAGATGCGGACGACGCCACGCGTGAAGAAGCGGCGAAAGCCCTCGCCGAGTTAGCGAACCCGGCCACGCTGGATGCGCTCATCGGCGCCTGCGGCGATGAGTTTTGGTCTGTGCGGACTCGTGCCGGCTGGGGCGTGGCTAAGATCGGCGGACCGAAGGCGATTGAAGCGCTGATCGTGCTCTTCAACGACCCGATCATGGAAGTCCGCAACGAAGCAGTTGCGGCCGTGGTCTCGCTTGGTGCGGGCCAGCTGGATCGGCTGCTTGCCGCGATGAAGGATGAGCGGTGGCGGGTTCGGGAGCATGCGGCCAAAGCCTGCGGGGATCTCCATGATTCGGGTGCCGTCGATGCGTTGATATTTGCCTGTCGGGATCGCGACGGGGCTGTGAAGAGTGCCGCCGCGGAAGCGCTGGGAAAAATCGGCGATCCGAAAGCCATTCCCGCGCTGGTGAAATTATTCCGTGATTCATCCAAGATCGTCCGTGAAACTGCCGGTATTGCCCTGGTGGCGATCGGACAGCCCTCCGTCGATTTGTTGCTCGAGACGTTGAAGGACAAAGATTTCGTCGTGCGTTGTCATGCGGCTCGCGCCTTGGGAGGCATGACGACGGACTATCAAATCGGCCGGAGCTGGGTGCGGGAGCCGCGTGTCGTCGATGCCTTGATCGAGGCGCTGAAAGATCCGGACCGGGCCGTGCGTGAAGACGCTACGATAGCATTGGGCATGATCGGTGATCCCCGCGCCATCGACGGGTTATTGGAAGCGATGAAAGACGGTGCCGTGAAGCGCCATGCCATCGCCTCGCTGGGTATGATCGGCGATCCTCGAGCCCTTCCTGCCGTCTTGGCGGCGCTCAAGGGAAAAGGTGTGCGTCAGGATGGCACTCCGACGCCCGGGTGCATCGTCAGTGAAGACGCCTTTATCAAGGAAGCAGCGGCCACGGCGCTCGGCCACTTCCGCGATCCGCGCGTGATTCCCGATCTGATCATGCTGTTGAAAGACGGGGTGTTGCGTGAGAAAGCGGCGGCGGCGCTGGTGCTGATCGGTGACTCGGCTATCGAACCGCTCATCTCTTTTCTCTATGATCCGAAAGCGTCGGAAGTTGAAGCCGAGGGCGAACGCGTCCTGTCCTACGCCTCGGTGCGGCTGACGGCCAAAGATTCCCTGCGGCTACTTGTTGTTGAAACACTGGAACATCTTGGGTGGACGCCTCCGGATGAAGAGACGTCGGTGGATTCCAGCCAGGCCGACAATCTTCGTGTCGACCGCCCGCTGGGCGACATCGGACGGTTCGGCCCGAGCGGAGACTTTGCGAAAGGATCGGTGCGGTAA
- a CDS encoding HEAT repeat domain-containing protein encodes MADTVSEQIAALSDEDWAIREEAATLLGSLNDARAVLPLTKLLRDTDRAVREAAIGSLSALGSASVPALAGCLADPALQVQEAASAILASIADARVFRPLVEALGSRDWIVRMHAAKGLGRIGDPEAVSVLMPLLQDKVKAVREEASSALAAIGAAAVLGLIQALEHDDWLVRLHAVEALGKLKSPDSVDPLLRALFNERDSAIREDVVRALGAIRDARAVDYLVTVMKEPGLRLLAVEALGHIGDPRAVPLLRRVVEGVPLGEPRDTATPCADGWTDEMATMGMAARALGMIADGVAIPSLIVALRNTITRSEAAAALAKFGPAVIPSLLPMLAKEQDENIRYHVRETLTAVGWRPGRV; translated from the coding sequence ATGGCCGACACTGTCAGTGAACAGATCGCAGCGCTGTCGGACGAAGATTGGGCGATTCGGGAAGAAGCTGCGACCTTGCTGGGCAGCCTCAACGACGCCCGGGCAGTTCTGCCGCTGACGAAGTTGCTCCGCGATACCGATCGAGCTGTCCGTGAGGCGGCGATCGGGTCGCTCTCCGCGCTCGGCTCCGCGTCGGTTCCCGCTCTGGCCGGCTGCTTGGCGGATCCGGCGTTGCAGGTGCAGGAAGCGGCTTCGGCCATTTTGGCCTCGATTGCCGATGCGCGGGTTTTCCGCCCGCTGGTCGAGGCCCTGGGCAGTCGCGATTGGATCGTGCGCATGCATGCGGCGAAGGGGCTGGGACGGATCGGCGATCCCGAAGCCGTCAGCGTCTTGATGCCGCTCTTGCAGGACAAGGTCAAGGCGGTTCGTGAGGAGGCCTCCAGCGCACTGGCCGCCATCGGTGCTGCCGCTGTGTTGGGGTTGATCCAAGCCCTGGAACACGATGACTGGTTGGTCCGCCTCCATGCCGTGGAGGCGTTGGGTAAGCTGAAGTCTCCGGATTCTGTCGATCCGTTGCTGCGTGCCCTGTTCAATGAGCGGGACTCGGCGATTCGCGAAGATGTGGTGCGGGCCTTGGGTGCGATCCGGGATGCGCGGGCGGTAGATTATCTGGTGACGGTGATGAAGGAACCGGGGTTGCGGCTGCTGGCGGTCGAGGCGCTCGGCCATATCGGCGACCCTCGTGCCGTGCCTCTTCTTCGGCGGGTTGTGGAGGGGGTACCGCTGGGCGAGCCTCGCGATACGGCCACCCCTTGTGCCGACGGGTGGACGGACGAGATGGCGACCATGGGGATGGCGGCTCGCGCGTTGGGGATGATCGCCGACGGCGTGGCTATTCCGTCTCTGATCGTGGCCTTGCGGAATACCATTACCCGGTCTGAGGCGGCTGCGGCTTTGGCCAAGTTCGGCCCGGCGGTGATTCCGTCCCTGCTCCCGATGCTGGCAAAGGAACAAGACGAGAATATTCGGTATCACGTTCGAGAGACGTTGACGGCTGTCGGCTGGCGTCCGGGACGGGTCTGA
- a CDS encoding HEAT repeat domain-containing protein, which produces MSKESIDTLVSELTHEEEWRRMRATAACLAGGPRAVQALTQALESGDVALRVEAAAMLSRIKDPAAGLSLVGLLRDSEETVRQAAFSALEQMAGNLDDETAAGLVRNLHESPDEDVRNRVRQLLGVIPNAITPLCEMLTHPEVDAQTTAATILEHLLDPRSADGLIDAMSSPAVRDTAVRTLKKLGAIRDRIDATFNALRDVEGASEREEARMSTVMDLLGIGRPAVEILIEYLEDDDWVVREAAADLLGKIGDVRAVEPLMKRLQLDKDTGVKEYAVKSLGLIGDPRPAQLYIEAIPIRPLRVMAIEALAKIKDVEVLRPYNELFNRLRTDRDGIVSYSAGLIADKLAALEGEQPVGQEESDDHE; this is translated from the coding sequence ATGTCTAAAGAAAGCATCGATACACTCGTTTCTGAGCTGACTCACGAGGAAGAGTGGCGGCGTATGCGGGCCACAGCTGCCTGCTTGGCCGGTGGGCCTCGGGCGGTGCAGGCGTTGACGCAGGCCTTGGAATCGGGCGATGTTGCTCTCCGCGTTGAAGCGGCGGCGATGTTGTCGCGGATCAAGGATCCGGCAGCCGGACTTTCTTTGGTCGGTTTGCTTCGGGATTCCGAGGAGACCGTCCGGCAAGCCGCTTTTTCAGCGCTGGAACAAATGGCCGGCAATCTGGATGATGAGACAGCCGCGGGTCTGGTGCGCAATCTCCACGAGTCTCCGGATGAGGATGTGCGAAACCGGGTTCGTCAGCTCCTGGGTGTGATCCCCAACGCCATCACTCCCTTGTGCGAAATGTTGACCCATCCGGAGGTCGACGCGCAGACGACCGCGGCGACGATCCTCGAACACTTGCTTGATCCGCGCTCGGCGGACGGATTGATCGATGCCATGTCCTCTCCCGCGGTTCGTGACACCGCCGTGCGCACGTTGAAGAAGCTGGGGGCGATACGGGACCGGATCGATGCGACGTTTAATGCCTTGCGTGACGTGGAGGGGGCGAGCGAGCGTGAAGAAGCCCGCATGTCCACGGTCATGGATTTACTGGGGATCGGGCGACCTGCGGTCGAAATTTTGATCGAGTATCTGGAAGATGACGATTGGGTGGTGCGTGAAGCGGCTGCGGACTTGCTGGGGAAGATCGGGGATGTGCGCGCGGTCGAGCCGTTGATGAAGCGGCTTCAGTTGGATAAGGATACCGGAGTGAAGGAGTATGCCGTGAAGTCGCTGGGGCTCATCGGAGACCCGCGTCCGGCGCAATTGTATATCGAGGCGATCCCGATCAGGCCCTTGCGGGTGATGGCGATCGAGGCCTTGGCGAAAATCAAGGACGTCGAGGTGTTGCGTCCGTATAACGAGCTGTTCAACCGGTTGCGGACCGACCGGGACGGCATCGTGTCGTACAGCGCGGGCCTTATCGCGGACAAACTTGCAGCGCTTGAAGGCGAACAGCCGGTCGGACAGGAGGAATCGGACGATCATGAGTGA
- a CDS encoding HEAT repeat domain-containing protein → MSDAERIAQLISALRDDNEALRDHAMASLGQMGIEAVPQLIGLMADEDVVIREAAATAVVRIGPVAFDQMLEALSDDEWAIREQAANALGRFRDPRAVDPLMVALKDKDGAVRTAAVWALERIGDSRATPGLIEALGDGTVREDVARVLKKIGDTRAVDALIGGLLGPNWMVRRHAAEALGKIGDPRSADALIQSLQDEDWLVRRNAAESLARLGAKQAIEPLLPLLEDENTMVQETVEGVLASLGWKQATSS, encoded by the coding sequence ATGAGTGATGCCGAGCGAATTGCACAATTAATCTCCGCGCTACGCGATGACAACGAGGCGTTGCGGGACCATGCGATGGCGAGCCTCGGGCAAATGGGCATCGAGGCCGTTCCACAGCTGATCGGCCTGATGGCCGATGAAGACGTGGTGATTCGCGAAGCGGCCGCAACGGCTGTGGTGCGAATCGGGCCCGTGGCGTTCGACCAGATGCTGGAGGCGCTGAGTGACGATGAGTGGGCGATTCGCGAGCAGGCGGCGAATGCGCTCGGACGTTTCCGCGATCCGCGTGCGGTGGATCCCCTCATGGTGGCCCTGAAAGACAAGGACGGAGCCGTCCGGACGGCGGCCGTCTGGGCTCTGGAACGGATCGGCGACTCCCGCGCGACGCCGGGATTGATCGAGGCGCTCGGCGACGGGACGGTGCGAGAGGACGTAGCGAGGGTCTTGAAAAAGATCGGTGATACCAGGGCTGTCGATGCGCTGATCGGCGGACTACTGGGCCCCAATTGGATGGTGCGGCGCCATGCCGCGGAAGCACTCGGCAAGATCGGTGATCCACGCAGCGCCGATGCGTTGATTCAGTCGCTCCAGGATGAGGACTGGCTCGTGCGTCGGAATGCCGCCGAATCGTTGGCGCGCTTGGGGGCGAAGCAGGCCATCGAACCGCTGCTTCCCCTCCTGGAAGACGAAAACACGATGGTGCAAGAGACCGTCGAAGGTGTCCTTGCGAGTTTAGGATGGAAACAGGCGACCTCGTCATAA
- a CDS encoding HEAT repeat domain-containing protein, with translation MAEEAPVKLIQIGPKGGTKKDGFNLVTERVVAVNPEAKQLEVELLAYDGKTVVLDVGDEALEDFLKIKPGDGATIRVVEEGGKRIAKSFRIRAKDPNAAKADAMLIDLKDSHWLNRKYAAEVLGELKDPRAVLPLVEALTDEVGDVRQRAYDSLIKIGGIAVASLVPLLASEEDDVRQSATEIIRKIGKPAVEPLATALADADDRLKTRIMKVLDRMGYKPKAKEGAQAEPAKLLS, from the coding sequence ATGGCAGAAGAAGCACCGGTAAAACTGATTCAGATCGGACCAAAGGGTGGGACCAAGAAGGACGGGTTCAACCTGGTGACGGAACGCGTGGTGGCCGTCAATCCCGAAGCCAAGCAGTTGGAGGTGGAGCTGCTTGCGTACGACGGAAAGACCGTTGTGTTGGATGTCGGCGATGAGGCCCTGGAAGATTTCCTCAAGATCAAGCCCGGCGATGGGGCGACGATCCGTGTGGTTGAGGAGGGCGGCAAGCGCATTGCAAAGAGCTTCCGGATTCGCGCCAAAGACCCGAATGCGGCCAAAGCCGATGCCATGTTGATCGACCTCAAGGATTCCCATTGGCTCAATCGCAAATATGCGGCGGAAGTGCTGGGTGAGTTGAAAGATCCGCGCGCCGTTCTGCCGCTCGTCGAGGCCCTGACCGACGAGGTGGGCGATGTGCGGCAGCGAGCCTATGATTCTTTGATCAAGATCGGCGGGATCGCCGTCGCGTCACTCGTACCGTTGTTGGCTTCTGAGGAAGACGACGTGCGCCAGTCGGCGACGGAAATTATCCGGAAGATCGGTAAGCCGGCCGTCGAGCCCCTCGCCACAGCCCTGGCGGATGCCGATGATCGGCTGAAAACAAGAATCATGAAGGTGCTCGATCGGATGGGCTATAAGCCGAAGGCCAAAGAGGGTGCTCAGGCCGAGCCTGCCAAGCTGCTCAGTTAG
- a CDS encoding UDP-glucose/GDP-mannose dehydrogenase family protein, giving the protein MHISVIGTGYVGLVTGACFAEFGVNVTCMDTDARRIARLEKGEVPFFEPGITELVAKGIKEDRLHFTTDVAKAVDKALVIFIAVGTPPKSDGSADLSYVEEVGRGIAKNMTGYKVIVTKSTVPVGTGEKLREVIKANQTGRFRFDIVSNPEFLREGSAIEDFMRPNRVVIGADSEQAVAIMKDLYRPLYLLETPIVVTDIPTAEMIKYASNAFLAVKISFINEIATVCEKVGADVQMVSKGMGLDNRIGNKFLHAGPGFGGSCFPKDLAALVQTGERVGYPFQIAGAAAKVNYEQHLRMVEKVKDACGGVKGKTLGVLGLSFKPNTNDMREAPSLTILSELMKEGATIRAYDPASMEESMKLLPGMVPCQDTYDVAEGADGLIIMTEWNQFRNLDFDRLKKSMRQPLLLDLRNTYESDRVVGFGFRHVSVGRPTKNPAA; this is encoded by the coding sequence ATGCATATCAGCGTGATTGGAACGGGCTATGTCGGCTTAGTCACCGGTGCCTGCTTCGCGGAATTCGGCGTGAACGTCACCTGTATGGACACGGATGCGCGCCGCATCGCCAGACTCGAGAAGGGTGAAGTCCCGTTTTTCGAACCCGGTATCACCGAACTCGTCGCCAAAGGCATCAAAGAAGACCGCCTTCATTTCACCACCGATGTCGCCAAGGCCGTCGACAAAGCGCTGGTCATCTTCATCGCCGTCGGCACGCCCCCGAAATCGGACGGCTCAGCCGATCTGTCCTATGTCGAAGAAGTGGGCCGTGGCATCGCCAAAAACATGACCGGCTACAAGGTCATTGTCACGAAGTCCACCGTCCCTGTCGGCACCGGCGAAAAATTGCGTGAAGTCATCAAGGCCAACCAAACGGGCCGTTTCCGTTTTGACATCGTCTCCAATCCGGAATTCCTCCGCGAAGGATCCGCCATTGAAGACTTTATGCGTCCCAACCGCGTCGTGATCGGCGCGGACAGTGAGCAAGCGGTCGCGATCATGAAAGACCTCTATCGTCCGCTGTACCTGCTGGAAACCCCGATTGTCGTAACCGACATCCCAACTGCTGAGATGATCAAGTACGCCTCCAATGCGTTTCTCGCCGTCAAGATTTCCTTCATCAACGAAATCGCCACCGTCTGCGAAAAGGTGGGCGCCGACGTGCAGATGGTCTCCAAAGGAATGGGCCTCGACAATCGCATCGGGAACAAATTCCTGCATGCCGGGCCGGGATTCGGAGGCTCGTGTTTTCCGAAGGACTTGGCTGCACTGGTCCAGACCGGCGAGCGCGTGGGGTACCCGTTCCAGATCGCAGGGGCCGCGGCCAAGGTGAACTACGAACAACACCTGCGGATGGTCGAGAAGGTGAAGGACGCCTGCGGCGGCGTGAAGGGAAAAACGCTCGGCGTGTTGGGCCTGTCGTTCAAACCCAACACCAATGATATGCGGGAAGCCCCGTCACTGACCATCTTGAGCGAACTGATGAAGGAAGGGGCGACGATTCGCGCCTACGACCCGGCCTCGATGGAAGAGTCGATGAAACTTTTGCCGGGGATGGTACCCTGCCAGGACACCTACGACGTCGCAGAAGGAGCCGACGGCTTGATCATCATGACCGAGTGGAACCAGTTCAGGAATCTTGATTTCGATCGGTTGAAGAAATCCATGCGGCAACCACTCCTGCTGGATCTCCGCAATACCTATGAATCAGACCGCGTGGTCGGCTTCGGATTCCGCCACGTCTCGGTCGGTCGTCCCACCAAGAATCCGGCCGCCTAA
- a CDS encoding cyclic nucleotide-binding/CBS domain-containing protein has protein sequence MMMRPITRTVHPDDTLLAVARQLRDARVGAMLVADHGDYVGIVSEADLVRKAMASGADAEQVMARSVMSTPVMTIDIAQSAHEASDVMAERGIRHLVITEEGRVVGMISVRDLLRYFKNWGTL, from the coding sequence ATGATGATGCGTCCTATCACGAGGACCGTCCATCCCGATGACACCTTGTTGGCCGTGGCCAGGCAACTGCGCGACGCCCGCGTCGGGGCGATGCTGGTCGCTGATCACGGTGACTATGTGGGGATTGTCAGCGAGGCCGATCTTGTCCGAAAAGCCATGGCCAGCGGCGCAGACGCGGAACAGGTCATGGCCCGGTCAGTGATGAGCACCCCGGTCATGACGATCGATATCGCCCAATCCGCGCATGAGGCGAGCGATGTGATGGCCGAGCGGGGAATCCGGCATCTCGTGATTACAGAAGAGGGGCGTGTGGTGGGGATGATTTCGGTGCGCGATCTGCTTCGCTACTTCAAGAATTGGGGAACGCTCTAA
- a CDS encoding fused MFS/spermidine synthase, giving the protein MPRLFLLITALVTGAIVMALEILGSRLLAPVFGNSLFVWGALIGIILAAMSSGYAFGGWASDRYRVAAVLAWLLLGSGAWTLLMSWMGQVAIFKVAKLVEDPRWGPSLAACVLLAPPAFGLSGVMPALLRLAVVDMGYLGRHTGSMIALSTVGSLAGTWGTAFFLLSWLGTQTLVASLGVLQLLLGLLWLQQGSGKVTKVTGLLLAGLLVLSWQLFGQAAPVAGLVYQEDSPYQQVRVRDDDLFRYLVLDRTWHAVMWRSDPATLFLPYSQLMVAAVALTPDPKRGLILGHGGGSLAKWLAQVWPELELDVVEFDPVVVRMAQEYFEYHPPANHHVFVKDARVFVRDTGVKYDVIWVDAFARHLIPFHLTTVEFFSELRSRLNPNGVLALNLASSGEGGDLQRANAVVQTLKTAFPTLESFGVKGPWRAHQTTAENLIFFGGGPIDTMPYDEVVKRIQSHVEARRLPSEATALLAARRTQPWSPGLTLTDDYTPYDLLIGSHAVEMSPEGKALP; this is encoded by the coding sequence ATGCCACGTCTGTTTCTGCTCATCACGGCGCTCGTAACTGGTGCCATCGTCATGGCGCTGGAAATTCTAGGAAGCCGTTTGCTGGCTCCGGTGTTCGGGAATTCGCTGTTTGTCTGGGGGGCCTTGATCGGGATCATCCTGGCGGCCATGAGTTCAGGGTATGCGTTTGGCGGCTGGGCGTCGGATCGGTATCGTGTCGCGGCAGTGCTGGCCTGGCTCCTGCTCGGTTCCGGCGCCTGGACGTTGCTGATGTCCTGGATGGGGCAGGTTGCCATTTTTAAGGTTGCCAAGCTTGTCGAGGACCCGCGGTGGGGCCCCAGCCTTGCGGCCTGCGTGTTATTGGCCCCCCCGGCATTCGGATTGAGCGGCGTCATGCCGGCATTGCTTCGGTTGGCCGTGGTCGATATGGGGTATCTCGGCCGCCATACCGGCAGCATGATTGCGCTGTCCACCGTCGGGAGTCTGGCTGGGACCTGGGGTACGGCGTTCTTCCTTCTCTCCTGGCTGGGGACCCAGACGCTCGTCGCTTCATTGGGTGTGCTCCAGCTTTTGTTGGGTTTGTTGTGGTTGCAGCAGGGGAGCGGAAAGGTCACGAAAGTGACGGGTTTGTTGCTGGCCGGTCTGCTTGTTTTGAGTTGGCAATTATTCGGGCAGGCGGCTCCCGTTGCCGGGCTGGTGTACCAGGAGGATAGCCCTTATCAGCAGGTGCGTGTTCGTGACGACGATCTGTTTCGTTATCTGGTCCTCGACCGCACCTGGCATGCGGTCATGTGGCGGTCCGACCCTGCCACGCTCTTTCTTCCCTATAGCCAACTCATGGTTGCAGCGGTCGCGTTGACCCCGGACCCCAAACGCGGGCTCATTTTGGGGCACGGTGGTGGATCACTCGCCAAGTGGCTGGCCCAGGTCTGGCCGGAGTTGGAGCTGGATGTCGTCGAGTTTGACCCGGTCGTCGTTCGGATGGCCCAGGAGTATTTTGAGTATCACCCCCCCGCGAACCATCATGTCTTCGTCAAAGATGCCCGTGTGTTTGTGCGCGATACAGGGGTGAAGTACGACGTCATCTGGGTCGATGCGTTTGCCCGGCACCTCATCCCCTTTCATTTGACCACGGTTGAGTTTTTCTCAGAACTCCGGAGTCGACTGAATCCCAATGGCGTGCTGGCCCTCAATCTGGCGTCATCCGGCGAGGGTGGAGATCTCCAGCGTGCGAACGCGGTCGTGCAGACGTTGAAGACGGCGTTTCCCACACTCGAGTCCTTTGGAGTGAAAGGACCTTGGCGGGCGCATCAAACCACGGCGGAGAATTTGATTTTTTTCGGCGGCGGTCCCATCGATACTATGCCGTACGACGAGGTTGTGAAGCGTATTCAATCGCATGTCGAAGCTCGGCGACTGCCATCCGAAGCGACTGCCTTGTTGGCGGCGCGACGCACCCAGCCCTGGTCGCCTGGCCTGACCTTGACCGACGACTATACGCCCTACGATTTGCTGATCGGATCGCATGCGGTAGAAATGTCGCCGGAGGGAAAGGCTTTGCCGTAA
- a CDS encoding 4Fe-4S dicluster domain-containing protein, with protein MALLITDECISCGACLPECPNEAIFETRSDAEGKGNHVGDGQGVGDNIYVITHDRCTECVGHFDEPQCAAVCPVDNCCIADPAYPETTEVLLDKAKTLNPDKEIDPAKVWSGVRN; from the coding sequence ATGGCGCTTCTGATCACCGATGAGTGCATTTCCTGCGGGGCATGCCTGCCAGAATGTCCCAATGAAGCGATCTTTGAAACCCGCAGCGATGCTGAAGGCAAGGGCAACCACGTCGGCGACGGTCAGGGAGTCGGTGACAACATTTATGTCATCACTCATGATCGTTGCACGGAATGCGTCGGGCACTTTGACGAACCTCAGTGCGCGGCGGTCTGCCCGGTAGACAATTGCTGCATTGCCGATCCGGCCTACCCCGAAACCACCGAGGTGTTGCTCGACAAGGCCAAGACCTTGAATCCGGATAAAGAAATTGATCCGGCCAAGGTGTGGAGCGGGGTTCGAAACTAG
- a CDS encoding DUF192 domain-containing protein: MVKRASTAESEQRRKKIVTFVLLVILLVSVSLFLGGPKESELIIVEFTNGKTMETEVASTPEKLLFGLAFREGLPADTGMLYIFESTGLHRVQTRQFRIAVDMVWINESHHVVHILEQVPPCEKDPCPLYGPPPEPVRYLIEAEAGSVQRAGITTGMELKFTLRM; this comes from the coding sequence ATGGTGAAGCGCGCGAGTACGGCTGAGTCGGAGCAGCGTCGCAAGAAAATTGTGACGTTCGTGCTCTTGGTTATTTTGTTGGTCAGCGTGAGCCTGTTTCTTGGGGGGCCGAAGGAGTCCGAGCTCATCATCGTGGAATTTACCAACGGAAAGACCATGGAAACGGAAGTGGCGAGCACCCCTGAGAAATTGTTGTTCGGTCTGGCGTTTCGAGAAGGATTGCCAGCCGATACGGGGATGCTTTATATCTTTGAGTCGACGGGTTTGCATCGCGTTCAGACTCGGCAGTTTCGCATCGCCGTTGATATGGTGTGGATTAATGAGAGCCACCACGTGGTCCACATCCTAGAACAGGTGCCGCCCTGCGAGAAGGATCCGTGTCCACTCTATGGGCCTCCGCCCGAACCGGTTCGCTACCTCATCGAGGCTGAAGCGGGCTCTGTCCAGCGCGCAGGCATCACGACGGGGATGGAACTCAAGTTTACGCTTCGTATGTAA
- a CDS encoding Rieske 2Fe-2S domain-containing protein — MEGFQCVAKVEEIPPGQVKVVKVNERGIAVFNIDGQFHAIYNSCPHEGGPLNKGRVKGHVVSCPWHDLAFDVRNGQGTDGGGYCVGSYDVRVEDGQVFVGGRRKV, encoded by the coding sequence ATGGAAGGGTTTCAGTGCGTGGCCAAGGTCGAAGAGATTCCTCCTGGGCAGGTCAAGGTTGTGAAGGTCAATGAGCGGGGCATTGCCGTATTTAATATCGACGGTCAATTTCACGCGATCTACAATTCCTGCCCTCACGAGGGCGGGCCTTTAAATAAGGGCCGGGTGAAGGGGCATGTTGTCTCCTGTCCCTGGCATGACCTGGCGTTCGATGTCCGAAATGGGCAAGGCACGGATGGGGGCGGCTACTGTGTCGGGAGCTATGATGTGCGGGTGGAAGACGGGCAGGTGTTTGTCGGGGGGCGGCGCAAGGTATAG